The Pan troglodytes isolate AG18354 chromosome 1, NHGRI_mPanTro3-v2.0_pri, whole genome shotgun sequence genome includes a region encoding these proteins:
- the FMOD gene encoding fibromodulin, with amino-acid sequence MQWTSLLLLAGLFSLSQAQYEDDPHWWFHYLRSQQSTYYDPYDPYPYETYEPYPYGVDEGPAYTYGSPSPPDPRDCPQECDCPPNFPTAMYCDNRNLKYLPFVPSRMKYVYFQNNQITSIQEGVFDNATGLLWIALHGNQITSDKVGRKVFSKLRHLERLYLDHNNLTRMPGPLPRSLRELHLDHNQISRVPNNALEGLENLTALYLQHNEIQEVGSSMRGLRSLILLDLSYNHLRKVPDGLPSALEQLYMEHNNVYTVPDSYFRGAPKLLYVRLSHNSLTNNGLASNTFNSSSLLELDLSYNQLQKIPPVNTNLENLYLQGNRINEFSISSFCTVVDVVNFSKLQVLRLDGNEIKRSAMPADAPLCLRLASLIEI; translated from the exons ATGCAGTGGACCTCCCTCCTGCTGCTGGCAGggctcttctccctctcccaggCCCAGTATGAAGATGACCCTCATTGGTGGTTCCACTACCTCCGCAGCCAGCAGTCCACCTACTACGATCCTTATGACCCTTACCCGTATGAGACCTACGAGCCTTACCCCTATGGGGTGGATGAAGGGCCAGCCTACACCTACGGCTCTCCATCCCCTCCAGATCCCCGCGACTGCCCCCAGGAGTGCGACTGCCCACCCAACTTCCCCACGGCCATGTACTGTGACAATCGCAACCTCAAGTACCTGCCCTTCGTTCCCTCCCGCATGAAGTATGTGTACTTCCAGAACAACCAGATCACCTCCATCCAGGAAGGCGTCTTTGACAATGCCACAGGGCTGCTCTGGATTGCACTCCACGGCAACCAGATCACCAGTGATAAGGTGGGCAGGAAGGTCTTCTCCAAGCTGAGGCACCTGGAGAGGCTGTACCTGGACCACAACAACCTGACCCGGATGCCCGGTCCCCTGCCTCGATCCCTGAGAGAGCTCCATCTCGACCACAACCAGATCTCACGGGTCCCCAACAATGCTCTGGAGGGGCTGGAGAACCTCACGGCCTTGTACCTCCAACACAATGAGATCCAGGAGGTGGGCAGTTCCATGAGGGGCCTCCGGTCACTGATCTTGCTGGACCTGAGTTATAACCACCTTCGGAAGGTGCCTGATGGGCTGCCCTCAGCTCTTGAGCAGCTGTACATGGAGCACAACAATGTCTACACCGTCCCCGATAGCTACTTCCGGGGGGCGCCCAAGCTGCTGTATGTGCGGCTGTCCCACAACAGTCTAACCAACAATGGCCTGGCCTCCAACACCTTCAATTCCAGCAGCCTCCTTGAGCTAGACCTCTCCTACAACCAGCTGCAGAAGATCCCCCCAGTCAACACCAACCTGGAGAACCTCTACCTCCAAGGCAATAGGATCAATG AGTTCTCCATCAGCAGCTTCTGCACCGTGGTGGACGTCGTGAACTTCTCCAAGCTGCAGGTGCTGCGCCTGGACGGGAACGAGATCAAGCGCAGCGCCATGCCTGCCGACGCGCCCCTCTGCCTGCGCCTTGCCAGCCTCATCGAGATCTGA